In Actinoplanes sp. NBC_00393, a single genomic region encodes these proteins:
- a CDS encoding helix-turn-helix transcriptional regulator → MPLPERRENHVVRAARLINLVLLLQSRGMMTAAELSAELEVSERTVYRDVLALSAAGVPVYAEQGRAGGYRLVGGYRTRLTGLSQAEAEALFLAGLPGPARDMGLDEPVRAVKRKVLAALPPGLREASERAGQRFHLDAPGWFADSDPPEHLAELARAVWQDRILTMRYRRRDEVTRTVEPYGLVLKNGVWYLVGKVGDDLRSYRVDRITSVEPTGDGFERDPSFELPRFWADRAAEFVRQMLRETIELRLSPHGVRMLRFVFEPPAVQEALEAAGEPGPDGWVRTRVPVESIDVAYTYVMRLGPEAEVLEPPALRARLAEAAQRLGDLYR, encoded by the coding sequence ATGCCTCTGCCGGAAAGACGGGAGAATCATGTCGTGCGTGCTGCCCGGCTGATCAACCTCGTCCTGCTGTTGCAGTCGCGCGGCATGATGACCGCCGCGGAACTCTCGGCAGAGCTGGAGGTTTCTGAGCGGACCGTCTATCGCGACGTGCTCGCGCTGTCCGCGGCCGGAGTCCCGGTCTACGCCGAGCAGGGCCGGGCCGGTGGATATCGGCTGGTCGGCGGCTACCGGACCCGGCTGACCGGGCTCAGCCAGGCCGAGGCCGAGGCGTTGTTCCTGGCGGGGTTGCCGGGGCCGGCCCGCGACATGGGTCTGGACGAGCCGGTCCGGGCCGTGAAGCGCAAGGTCCTCGCCGCCCTGCCGCCCGGGTTGCGGGAGGCCTCGGAGCGGGCCGGGCAGCGGTTCCATCTCGATGCGCCGGGCTGGTTCGCCGACTCCGACCCGCCCGAGCATCTGGCCGAACTCGCCCGGGCGGTGTGGCAGGACCGGATCCTCACCATGCGTTACCGGCGGCGGGATGAGGTGACCCGGACGGTCGAACCGTACGGGCTGGTCCTCAAGAACGGCGTCTGGTACCTCGTCGGGAAGGTGGGGGACGATCTGCGGTCGTACCGGGTCGATCGGATCACTTCGGTCGAGCCGACCGGGGACGGGTTCGAGCGGGATCCGTCGTTCGAGCTGCCGCGGTTCTGGGCCGACCGGGCCGCCGAGTTCGTGCGGCAGATGCTGCGGGAGACGATCGAGCTGCGGTTGAGCCCGCACGGCGTACGCATGCTGCGGTTCGTCTTCGAGCCCCCGGCCGTGCAGGAGGCCCTTGAAGCGGCCGGCGAACCGGGTCCGGACGGCTGGGTCCGGACCCGGGTGCCGGTGGAATCGATCGACGTCGCTTACACGTACGTCATGCGGTTGGGCCCGGAGGCTGAAGTGCTGGAGCCGCCCGCCCTGCGTGCCCGGCTCGCCGAGGCCGCGCAGCGCCTGGGTGACCTCTACCGGTAA